In one window of Opitutus sp. GAS368 DNA:
- a CDS encoding dihydrofolate reductase family protein, whose translation MTKLRVHCFTVSLDGFGAGPGQDLENPMGIGGGGLHPWLFGTRTANQMFGREGGAAGIDDDFVARGNENIGAWILGRNMFGPIRGTWPDDNWKGWWGDNPPYHVPVFVLTHHAREPIAMTGGTTFHFVTGGIEAALKLATAAAGGRDIRLGGGVATIQQYLRAGLVDEMHVAMSPVVLGSGESLFAGMDLVKLGYEVASCASSSSVTHYVLKKKA comes from the coding sequence ATGACCAAACTGCGGGTTCACTGCTTTACCGTTTCGCTCGACGGCTTCGGCGCCGGTCCTGGCCAGGACCTGGAGAATCCGATGGGAATTGGCGGCGGCGGCCTGCACCCGTGGCTCTTCGGCACCCGCACCGCCAACCAAATGTTCGGGCGGGAAGGAGGCGCGGCGGGAATCGACGACGACTTCGTGGCGCGCGGGAATGAGAACATCGGGGCATGGATTCTGGGGCGCAACATGTTCGGCCCGATCCGCGGCACCTGGCCGGACGACAACTGGAAAGGGTGGTGGGGCGACAACCCGCCTTACCATGTCCCCGTGTTCGTCCTCACCCATCACGCGCGCGAACCGATCGCCATGACCGGTGGCACAACCTTCCACTTTGTCACGGGGGGCATCGAGGCCGCGCTCAAGCTCGCCACCGCGGCGGCCGGCGGCCGCGACATCCGGCTCGGCGGGGGCGTAGCCACCATCCAGCAGTATCTGCGCGCCGGACTTGTTGACGAGATGCACGTCGCCATGTCACCGGTGGTCCTCGGTTCCGGCGAGAGTTTGTTCGCCGGCATGGACTTGGTGAAGCTCGGCTACGAGGTGGCCAGCTGCGCTTCCAGCTCGAGCGTCACGCACTATGTGCTGAAGAAAAAAGCCTGA
- a CDS encoding VOC family protein translates to MKIKTTQKITPFLWFADQAEPAAKFYVSLFKNSKIKVVHRYEEAGAGATGRPKGSVMTVAFQLAGQEFTALNGGPVFKFTEAISLVVHCTDQKEVDFFWKKLTAGGGEPGQCGWLKDRYGLSWQIVPDELMELLGDRDPAKSHRVMAALMDMTKIDLKALRRAHAGK, encoded by the coding sequence ATGAAAATCAAAACCACCCAAAAGATCACCCCGTTCCTCTGGTTCGCCGACCAGGCCGAGCCGGCCGCGAAGTTCTACGTTTCACTCTTCAAGAATTCGAAGATCAAGGTCGTCCACCGCTACGAGGAGGCCGGCGCCGGCGCCACCGGCCGGCCGAAGGGCTCGGTCATGACCGTGGCCTTCCAGCTGGCCGGCCAGGAATTCACGGCGCTCAACGGCGGCCCGGTCTTCAAGTTCACCGAGGCCATCTCGCTGGTCGTCCACTGCACGGACCAGAAGGAGGTCGATTTCTTCTGGAAGAAGCTCACCGCCGGCGGGGGCGAGCCGGGCCAGTGCGGCTGGCTGAAGGACAGATACGGCCTCTCCTGGCAGATCGTCCCCGACGAATTGATGGAGCTGCTCGGCGACAGGGATCCCGCCAAGTCCCATCGCGTCATGGCGGCGCTCATGGACATGACCAAGATCGACCTCAAGGCCCTGCGGCGCGCCCACGCGGGCAAGTGA
- a CDS encoding DoxX family protein: MEPTNPSAPVSKGALWSGRIMSTLPVLLLIMSAVMKIAQSAEVVKGFADWPAGSAVAIGILELTCTALYLIPRTAVLGAILLAAYLGGATAVSVRMGVNFAMPVVCGVLVWGGLYLRDPRLRALIPFVR, encoded by the coding sequence ATGGAACCCACGAATCCCTCCGCCCCCGTCTCGAAAGGCGCTCTCTGGTCCGGCCGCATCATGAGCACGCTGCCCGTGTTGCTGCTGATCATGAGCGCCGTAATGAAAATCGCCCAGTCCGCCGAAGTCGTAAAAGGCTTTGCGGACTGGCCCGCAGGCAGTGCTGTCGCCATCGGCATCCTCGAGCTCACCTGCACGGCCCTCTACCTCATCCCACGCACCGCCGTGCTCGGGGCGATCCTGCTCGCCGCCTATCTCGGGGGTGCCACCGCCGTGTCTGTGCGCATGGGCGTCAATTTTGCCATGCCGGTCGTGTGCGGCGTGCTCGTCTGGGGCGGGCTCTACCTGCGCGATCCGCGGCTACGGGCGCTCATCCCGTTCGTGCGCTGA